From Curtobacterium sp. MCBA15_012:
CCGTGACGATCGCCTCACCGGTCGCGAGCGAGGTGAGCACCTCGCCGAGGTCGTAGTCGCTCGTGGGGTACGTCGAGACCGTCGCCCGCAGCGCCTTCGCGTCGTCGGGGGTGTGTGCCCGGAGCTGGTGCTGGATGCGCGACCCGAGCTGCGCGAGCACGTCGTTCGGCACGTCCTTCGGGGTCTGCGTCACGAAGACGATGCCGACGCCCTTCGACCGGATGAGCCGGACGGTGCGCACGATCTGCTCGGTGAAGTCCTTCGAGGCGCCCGAGAACAGCAGGTGTGCCTCGTCGAAGAAGAACACGAGCTTCGGCGCGTCGAGGTCGCCCACCTCGGGCAGTTCGTTGAACAGGTCGGCGAGCAGCCACATCAGGAAGGTGGAGAAGACCGCGGGCTGGTCCTGCACGCCCGGTACCTCGAGCAGGCTCACGATCCCCCGGCCGTCGGCCGCGGTGCGGAGGAACACCTGCGTGTCGATCTCGGGCTCGCCGAAGAACGCGTCGGCGCCCTGGTCGGCGAACGTGACGAGCTCGCGGAGGATCACGCCCGCGGTCTGCTTCGACAGGCCGCCGAGGGCCGCCAGCTCGGGCTTGCCCTCGTCGCTCACCAGGAACGTCAGGACGCTCCGCAGGTCGGCGAGGTCGACGAGCGCCAGACCGGCCTGCTCGGCGTAGTGGAAGACGAGGCCGAGCGAGGACTCCTGCGTCTCGTTCAGGCCGAGGACCTTCGACAGCAGCAGTGGACCGAACCCGGAGGCCGTCGCCCGGACCGGCACGCCCGTGCCCTTCCCGCCGAGGGCGTAGAACTCGGCCTGGCTCGCGACGCCCCGCCACTGCTGCCCGATGCCGCCCGTGCGGGCGAGGAGCTTGTCGCTCGGCTCGCCGGCCGTGGCGAGGCCGGACAGGTCGCCCTTCACGTCGGCCGCGAAGACCGGGACGCCGTGCGCTGCGATCTGCTCCGCGAGCACCTGCAGCGTGCGGGTCTTGCCGGTACCGGTCGCCCCGGCGACCAGGCCGTGCCTGTTCAGCATGCCGAGCGGGATCCGCACCTGGACGTCGGGCATCGCCTCGCCGTTGACGAGCGCGCCGAGTTCGAGGGCACTGCCGGTCACGGTGTACCCGTCACGGATCCGTGCGACCGCGTCCGGGCCGAGGGGGCCGGGCGAGGGCACCGTGCTCGGTGCGGTGGGTGTGCTCGTGTCGGCCGGAGTGCTCGGCGCGGCAGGTGCGGGCGACCGGTCGGGAGGCACGGTGCCGGTCGTCGACGCGGCCTGCGTCGCCGAGTCGGTCGCGTCGAGCGCGGTGGTCGCGGTGGTCGCGACGGGCGCGGTGGTCGCGTCACCCTCGGTGGTCGCGACGGGCGCGGTCGTGCCGTCGCGCTCGGTCGTCGCTCCCGCGGGTGCTCCGGCCGCCTGCTCCAGCGCTGCCGCGAGCTCCTCGGCGCGCCGCGCTGCTTCGTCGGCGAGCCGGCGGGCCTCCTCCGCTGCCGCCCGTGCCTCGGCCGCAGCCGCTCGTGCCTGCTCCACCGCGTCGCTCATGTCCGCAGCCTACGGACGCACGAGGCGCTCGGTCCGGGCCCCTGGCGAAGATCGACGCGGAACGACACCGCGGTCGTCGGACGACAGCGGACCTGTCGAACCATGCGACGTCAGTGCGAGAGCGCCGGGACCGTCCTCGGCCGCACCACGACCCACAGCACCAGGATCGCGACCGCCGCGGTGCACGCCATCACGGCGGCCATCGGGGTCGCCGCGGTGATGCCGAGCCACCCGACGATCGGCGAGACCAGCCCGGCGACGCCGAAGTTCAGGGCGCCGAGGAGCGACGCGGCGGTCCCGGCCTCCTTGCCGTGCGCCGCGAGGCCGATCACCTGCACGAGCGGGAACGAGAACCCGCACGCGGCGATGAAGAACCACAGCGGGACGAGCACGCCGACCAGGCCCGCGCCGAGCTGGTCGAGCACGACGATGGCGGTGGCGGACAGGAACAGCGTCGCGGTCGAGCACGCCAGGATCCACTGGGGCCCGACGCGCTGCGCCAAGCGCGAGGAGACCTGCACCCCGACGACCACGCCGACGGAGTTCACGGCGAACAGCAGGCCGTACTGCTGGGCGTTGAGCCCGTAGACGGTCTGGAACAGGAACGGCGACGAGCTGAGGTACGAGAACAACCCACTGAAGACCATCGCCCCGATGAGGGCGACCCCGACGAAGATCCGGTCGGACAGCAGCGCCCGGTACCGCTGGCCGATGGTCGAGTGCCCGGACTCGTGGCGGCGTGCCGGCGGGAGCGTCTCGACGATGAGCAGCACCGAGGCGATCACGACCGCGGCGCCGTAGCAGGCGAGGAAGACGAAGACCCCGCGCCAGCTGACGAACTGCAGCATCTGCGAGCCGATGAGCGGGGCGAGGATCGGCGCGAGGCCGTTCACCATCGCGAGGCGCGAGAGCATCCGGACGAGGGACTTGCCGCCGAACAGGTCGCGGACCGTGGCCATCGCGACGACACCGCCGGCCGAGGCGCCCATGCCCTGCAGCACGCGGAACAGTGCGAGCACCTCGACGTTCGGCGCGCACGCGGCCCCGATCGAGGCGCCGACGTGCACGGTCGTCGCGATGATGAGCGGCAGGCGGCGCCCGACCTTGTCGCTCCAGGGCCCGACGAGCAGCTGCCCGAACGCGAACCCGAGCGTCGTGGCGGTCAGGGTGAGCTGCACCGCCCCCTCGGAGATCCCGAACTCGCGCTCGAGCGACGGGAACGCCGGCAGGTACAGGTCGATGGTGAACGGGCCGAGCGCGGTGAGCGCCCCGAGCACGAAGACGTAGACGAGGCGCTGCCGCCGGGTGAGCGAGTCACCGGGGTGCAGCACGACGCGGAGCGAACCGGTGGTGGCGGGCGCGGTCACGGGAGGGCGGTCCTTCGACAGGAGAGAGACTGGTGAGGAGGCCGGCGTCATCGGACCGGGCCGAGGCACGAACGGATCGGTGCGCGGACCGGGTCGGATCGAATCGATTCGGCCGTGGAACCATCCTACGGGCTGCGTGCGCGCTCACGGAACACCTGTCGGCGACCGGAGCGGCCGGACCGCGTTCCGTGACCCGTCCGTGACCGGTCCCGCGGCCCCCGGTGCGGTAGCGTCGGACTGCCCGGCCCGCGCGGCCGACGCACACCGACGAGAGGGGGACGACGGTGGTCGATGCCCGTGTCCTGCACACCACGGCGGCGCTGCGTGCGGCGATCCTCCGCCTCGCCGCCGACCGACCCGTCTCGACCATCACGGTCGCCGACGTCACCCGCGCCGCCGGCATCAACCGCGCGACGTTCTACTCGCACGCGGTGTCGCCCGGGTCGCTGCTCGCCGACGTCCTGACCCCCGAGCTCGACCGCATCCGCGAGGACGACGTCGCGGCCCGCCGTGCCGCGACCGACCGGGGCGCCGGGCCCGACGAGCTCGCGGCGATCACCCGACGGGGCATCGACGCGGTCGTCGAGCACGTCGTCTCGCACCGGGACATCTACGCCAAGGGCCTGCCCGACTCCGCCGACGCCTCGCTGCACCGGCTGCTCGTCGAGCACTTCACGGTGTCGAGCGTGCAGCACATCCAGGAGCTCCCGACCGCGGACCGACCCGCGCTGCTCGACGACGTCGCCGCGGGTTTCGTGGCCCAGGGCTTCGTCGGCGCGATCGAGGTCTGGCTCGGCGGCCCCCGACGGTCCCGCCGCTCGCTGGTCGACACGATCACGCGGTCGTTCCCGGCCTGGTGGCACTGACCGGACGACGCAGCCGGGCCATCCGGACCCGTCCCCCACCCGAGAACGCCCGGGCCCTTCAGTCGCCCGACGCGGGCCGTTGCCCCCGCTGCAGCGTCCGCACGACGTCGGTCGCGGTGCGTGCCACGACGTCCGGGTCGTCGTCGGCCGGCACCCGGTGGTCGGCGGACACCCCGTCGCCGCCGGTCCCGCTCGCGGGCAGCGCCTGCCCGAGGGAGACCACGACGACACCGGCGTCGTGCGCGGTCTGCACCACCCCGGTCAGCGCGGACGCGTCGACGGGTTCGACGAGGAGCGCCTTCGCTCCCCCGCGCACGAGGTCCGCCACGGCCCGCTGCTGTGCACCGGGGCCGTCGTCGGCGGGCGCGACCCGGACGTCCGGACGGAACCCCGCGTCGGACAGGCGCCGGTCCAGGTCGGTGCCCAGTGCCTCCCGGCCGGCGGGCAGCACCACGCCGACGACGGCGTGCTGGTCGAAGCCGCCGTCCGAGCTCGTCAGGTCGGTGCTCCGGACGGGCGTCGGTGCGGCGGCCGTCGGCCCCTGGCAGCCGCCGAGCGCGAGTGCCGTGCCCGCGGCGACCACCACCACGACGGCCCGCGCCGCGACGGACACGCGGCCCGGACGCCCCGGTCGGGTCAGACTGACGCTGCGCACGGTGGTCCTCCGCTCGGTCGGTCTGCCACGTTACCCGCCGGCCGCGGCGGACACCGTGCCCCCGGTCGCCGTCGTCGACGGGACGGCCGGCACCGGTCCGAGCCGCCGGACCGCCACCGTCGCGACGAGCGCGATGCCGGTCATCGCGACGAAGACGAGCGGGAACGACCACGCTCCGTCCGCCCCGCCGGCCCCGACGAAGAGCAGTCCGGTGACGGCGAGGCCGACCACGCTGCCCGACGCGTCGGCGATCGTGAGGGCCGAGCTCGCGAACCCGTCGTCGCCCTCGCCCGAGAACCGCAGCGTCAGCATCGAGGCCCGCGGGTAGATGCCGCCCATGCCCGCTCCCCCGACGAACCACCCGACGACGAGCACCCACCACGGCAGGTCGAGCGTCGCCACGGCGAGCGCCGTGAGCAGGCTGACGAGCACCAGCACGAGACCACCGCCGAAGGTCCGTGCCGCGGTGAGCCGCCGCTCGCCGAGCCGTCCGTGCAGCCAGCTCGCCGCGGCCCAGCTCAGGGCCGCGACCGTCAGCGCGAGCCCCGCGGCGGATGCGGACAGGCCGTGCCGGGCCTGGAGCAGGTACGGGACGTACGCCTCGCTGCCGAAGAACGCGGCAGCGACGAGCCCGCGGACGAGCACCACCGACGACAGCCCGGGCGCTGCGCGGAACGTGCCCGCGGGGAGCAACGGGCGGAGCGCCGCCCAGGTGCCGACGAGGCCGACGACCACCGCGACGATCCGCGCCCAGGAGCCGAGGTCGGCGGCGACGTTGAGGAGCAGGATCGCGGCCGCGGCTCCGATCGACCACCCGATCCGGACGCGCTGCCACGGCGGCCGGACCGCGTCGGCGGGCGGCCGGAGCCGACGGAGCGTCGGCACGAGCAGCGCGAAGGACACCACGGCGACGCCGAGGGCGCCGGCGAACACCCAGTGCCAGTCCCACACGTCGGTGACGATCCCGGCGAGCGCCGGACCGACGAGCGCGGGCACGACCCACGCGGCCGCGAAGCCCGCGAACACCGGACCGTGCAGCTCGGCCGGGAAGATCCGCGCGACGAGGACGTACAGCACGACGTCGATCGCGCCCGCGCCGAACCCCTCGACCAGGCGTCCGGCGAGGAACACCTCCATGGTCGGGGCGAGCATCACGACCGCGGTCCCGAGCGCGAACAGCGCCGCAGAGACCCACGCGACGACCCGGCCGCCCGCACGGTCCGTCCAGTTGCCCGCGAGCACCATTCCCGGCACCCCGGCGGCGAGCGGGGCGGCGAACGCGAGCGCGTAGAGCGTCTCACCGTCGAGGTCGCGGCTGATCTCGGGCATCACGGTGGTCATCGCGAGGTTCTGGAACGCGGCCACCCCGACGATCGCGACCATGCCGACGGTCGCGAGCGCGTAGCGCCCGCTCAGGATGCCGGTCCGCCCCGTCGCCTCGTCGCCCACCCGCGTCACGCTACCGTCGGGCACCCACCGGCGCGACCGGCGGACGCGACCGGGGACCGGACGGGAGGCCCGTGGCGGCGCCGCCACGGGCCTCCCGTCCGGTCCGTCCCCACCTGCGCGACGCGGGCCGGCCGACGGGGCGGGTGTGCGTGCGGCTCGTCAGCGCGACAGCGCCTGCAGGACGTCGGCGACCAGGTCGCCGGCGTCCTCGATGCCCACCGACAGGCGGACGACGTTCTCCGGGACCGCGAGCTCCGTGCCCTTGACCGACGCGTGCGTCATCTCGCTCGGGTACCCGATGAGCGACTCGACGCCGCCGAGGGACTCCGCGAGCGTGAAGACCTCCGTCGACTCGACGAACCGCTTCGCGGCCTCCGGTCCGCCGTCGAGCGCGACCGAGAGCATGCCGCCGAAGCCGCGCATCTGCTTCGCGGCCACCTCGTGGCCCGGGTGGTCGGGCAGGCCCGGGTAGAAGACGCGCTCGACGCCCGGGGCGGAGACCAGCGCCTCGGCGACCGCCTGCGCGTTCGACGAGTGCCGCTCCATCCGGACCGGCAGGGTCTTGATGCCGCGGGTGGTGAGGAACGCGTCGAAGGGCGAGGCGATCGCGCCCGCGCCGAACTGCAGGAAACCGACCTGCGCGGCGAGCTCCTCGTCGCGGAGCACCACGGCGCCGCCGACGACGTCGGAGTGGCCGCCGAGGTACTTCGTCGTCGAGTACGACACCGCGTCCGCGCCGAGGGCGAGCGGCTGCTGCAGGTACGGCGAGGCGAAGGTGTTGTCCACCACGACGAGCGCGCCGGCCGCGTGCCCGATCTCGGACAGCAGGGCGATGTCGGCGATCTTCATGAGCGGGTTCGTCGGCGTCTCGACCCAGAGGACGGTCTTCGCCGGTGCGCCCTCGAGCGCGGCGCGGACCCGGTCGACGTCGCCGGTGTCGACCACCACGAGCTCGACACCCCACGGCACGTGCAGCCGGTTCACCAGGCGGTGCGTCCCGCCGTACACGTCGTTGCCCATCACGACCCGGGCGCCGGGCTCCAGGTAGGCGCGGAGCAGGGCGTCCTCGGCGGCGAGTCCGGACGCGAACGAGTACGCCGCGACACCGCCGTCGAGGTCGGCGAGCAGCGTCTGCAGGGCGTCGCGGGTGGGGTTGCCGCCGCGGGAGTACTCGTAGCCGTTGCGCATGTTCCCCACGCCGTCCTGCACGTAGGTGCTCGTGACGTGGATCGGCGGGATCACCGCGCCCGTGGTGGGGTCGGGCGTCTGGCCGGCGTGGACGGCGCGGGTGCTGAACTCGGTCATGCGTGCTGGTTCCTCGGGGTCGTACGTGCTGGTCTGGCGGCGGGCTGGTCGCGGGTCACTCGGACAGGGAGGTCAGGAGGTCGTGGCGGGTGAGCACCGTGACGGGCTTGCCGTCGTCGACCACGAGCAGGGCGTCGACGGTCTCGAGCGCCCGCCGCGCGGCCGCGAGCGACTCGCCGACGCCGATCAGCGGGAGCGGGTCGCCGACGAAGCCGCTCACCGCGTCCGTCATCGCCGCCGCGCCCGTGAAGACCTGCTCGAGCAGGTCCTTCTCGGCGACCGCCCCGACCACCTCGCCGATCACGACCGGCGGCTCGGCCGCGAGCACCGGCATCTGCGAGACGCCGTACGTGGACATGATCTCGACGACGTCGCGGACCGTGTCGGACGGGTGCGCGTGCACGAGGTCCGGCAACCGGCCGTCCTTGCCCGCGACGACGGAGCCGACCGTGCGCGCGTCGTCGGTCTCGGCGAAGCCGTACGAGCGCATCCAGCGGTCGTTGAAGATCTTGCCGAGGTAGCCGCGGCCACCGTCCGGCAGCAGCACGACCACGACGTCGTCCTCGGTCAGGTCACGGGCGGCGCGGAGGGCGGCGACGACGGCCATGCCGCTCGAACCGCCGACCAACAGGCCCTCCTCGCGCGCCAGGCGGCGGGTCATCGCGAACGACTCGGCGTCGGTGACGGCGATGATCTCGTCCGGGATCCCGGCGTCGTAGGCGGCCGGCCAGAAGTCCTCGCCGACGCCCTCGACCAGGTACGGACGGCCGGTGCCGCCGGAGTAGACGGAGCCCTCCGGGTCGGCTCCGACGATCCGCACGCGCCCCTCGGACGCCTCCTTGAGGAACCGCCCGGTGCCCGAGATCGTCCCGCCTGTGCCGACGCCCGCGACGAAGTGCGTGATCCGCCCCTCGGTGTCGCGCCAGATCTCCGGCCCGGTGGTCTCGTAGTGGCTGCGCGGCCCGTTCGGGTTGGCGTACTGGTTCGGCTTGTACGCACCCGGGATCTCGCGCACCAGGCGGTCGGACACCGAGTAGTAGGACTCCGGGTGGTCGGGCGCGACCGCGGTCGGCGTGACGACGATCTCGGCGCCGTAGGCCGTGAGGACGTTGCGCTTGTCCTCGCCGACCTTGTCCGGCAGCACGAACACGCACCGGTACCCGCGCTGCTGGGCGACGAGGGCGAGGCCGACGCCCGTGTTGCCCGACGTCGGCTCGACGATCGTGCCGCCCGGGCGGAGCTCGCCCGAGGCCTCGGCCGCGTCGAGGATCCGCGTGGCGATGCGGTCCTTCGACGAGCCGCCCGGGTTGAGGTACTCGACCTTGACCAGGACGGTGGCGCGGAGGCCCTCGGTGACGCGGTTCAGCCGGACGAGCGGGGTGTCGCCGACCAGGTCGACGACGGAGTCTGCGTAGCGCACGCGGCGAGTCTAGGTGGCGGGGGTGCGGCACGGCTGGGACGTTGCGCCCCGCGTCGTCCGGGCGGCGCCGGGAGGCGCCGGGCGGCGCTCCGCGTCGTCCGCGCGGCTTCCGGGTGGGACCGTGGGCGCGCGCGACGGACCGTGGGAGCGCGGGCCGGACCGTCCCACCGGCCGTGGAGGCGCGGCGCGGTCCCGGCGGGTGACGCCGGTCCCGGAGGCGCGGCGCGGTCCCGGCAGGAGACGCCGGTCCCGGAGGCGCGGCGCGGTCCCGGCAGGTGACGCCGGGCCCGGAGGCGCGTGCGCTGGGTCCGGACGGACGGGGCGGAGCCGGGCCGCGCCTCCCGACCGGGACGGCCCCCGAGCGGGCGTCAGCCGCGACGGTCGGCCGTCACCGGCGCGGCCTGCTGGCGGTACAGGGCCGCGTACGTGCCGTCGCGACCGAGGAGTTCGTCGTGCGACCCCTGCTCCACGATCTGCCCGTGGTCGAGCACGAAGATGACGTCGGCGTCGCGGACGGTCGACAGCCGGTGTGCGATCGAGATGGTGGTCCGTCCGGCCGCCGCCGTGTCGAGGGCCGTCTGCACCACGTGCTCGGAGATGGAGTCGAGCGCACTGGTGGCCTCGTCGAGCACGAGCACCGGCGGGTCCTTGAGCAGCACGCGCGCGATCGCGATCCGCTGCTTCTCGCCGCCGGACAATCGGTAGCCCCGCTCCCCGACGACGGTTTCGTACCCGTCCGGGAACGACGCGATCGTCTCGTGGATGTTCGCCGCCCGTGCCGCGCGTTCGAGCTCGGCGTCGGTGGCGTCCGGCTTCGCGTACCGCAGGTTGTCGCCGATCGTCGCGTGGAACAGGTAGGTCTCCTGGCTCACGATGCCGACGTGCCGCATCAGGTCCTCGTGCTGCAGCGCGCGGACGTCGGTGCCGGCGAACCGGACCGTGCCCGACGACGCCTCGTACAGCCGCGGGACGAGGTACGAGATGGTGGTCTTGCCCGCCCCGGAGGGTCCGACGAAGGCCGCGAACTGCCCGGGCTGCAACTCGAACGAGACCCCGCGGAGCGTGGGCTTGTCGGGCTCGCCGTCCGGGTAGGCGAACGTGACGTCGTCGAACGCGACGTGCCCGACCCGCGTGGTGTCGACCTGCTGCGCGTCCGGGGCGTCCGTGATCGCGGGCTTCAGGTCGAGGTACTCGAAGATCCGGGCGAACAGCGCACCCGAGGTCTGCAGGTCGAGTACGACCCGGAGGAGCCCGACCGTCGGGAACAGGAGCCGCGACTGCACGGTGGTGAAGGCGACGATCGTGCCCGCGGTGATCGGGACGTCGCCGATGATGAGCCACGCGGCCACGAGGTAGATGATCGCGGGGATGATCGACAGGAAGATCGACACGATGGCGAAGAACCACTGCCCGGACATCTGCTGCCGGACCTGCAGCCGGATCTGGTTGCGGTTCTCGTCCTCGTAGCGCTGCGTCTCGCTGCGCTGCTGGTTGAAGCTCTTGGCGAGCAGGATGCCGGAGACGCTCAGGGCCTCCTGCGTGATCGCCGTCATGTCGGACAGCGACTCCTGGGTCTGCGCCGCGATCCGCGCCCGCACCTGGCCGACCCGCCGCTGCGCGATCACGAGCAGCGGGAGCAGGACGACGGCGACGACGGTCATCTGCCAGCTCAGCAGCAGCATCGCGACCACGGCCGCGATCACCGTCACGGTGTTGCCGAGCACCGACGAGATCGTGTTGTTCAGCACGCTCGCGACGCCGCCGACGTCGTTCTGCAGCCGCGACTGGATGACGCCCGTCTTCGTGCGGGTGAAGAACGCGAGCTCCATGCGCTGCAGGTGCCCGAACAGGCGCATCCGCATCGACCCCATCACCTGGTTGCCGACCGTCGCGGTCAGGTAGGTCTGCCAGATGCCGATGCCGGCGCTCGCGATCCAGAGGAAGACCATCGCGCCGACGA
This genomic window contains:
- a CDS encoding MFS transporter — translated: MGDEATGRTGILSGRYALATVGMVAIVGVAAFQNLAMTTVMPEISRDLDGETLYALAFAAPLAAGVPGMVLAGNWTDRAGGRVVAWVSAALFALGTAVVMLAPTMEVFLAGRLVEGFGAGAIDVVLYVLVARIFPAELHGPVFAGFAAAWVVPALVGPALAGIVTDVWDWHWVFAGALGVAVVSFALLVPTLRRLRPPADAVRPPWQRVRIGWSIGAAAAILLLNVAADLGSWARIVAVVVGLVGTWAALRPLLPAGTFRAAPGLSSVVLVRGLVAAAFFGSEAYVPYLLQARHGLSASAAGLALTVAALSWAAASWLHGRLGERRLTAARTFGGGLVLVLVSLLTALAVATLDLPWWVLVVGWFVGGAGMGGIYPRASMLTLRFSGEGDDGFASSALTIADASGSVVGLAVTGLLFVGAGGADGAWSFPLVFVAMTGIALVATVAVRRLGPVPAVPSTTATGGTVSAAAGG
- a CDS encoding ABC transporter ATP-binding protein; this encodes MGHGARGGGGPRGVGRISSGDTAAQKAANAEAPRIPHLLRRIAGLFAPHRRAIVLTVALVLVGAAVSVVPPLLTQQAFDRGLFPPGGRPDVPVLLELVGAMVFLWIASAGIGIWQTYLTATVGNQVMGSMRMRLFGHLQRMELAFFTRTKTGVIQSRLQNDVGGVASVLNNTISSVLGNTVTVIAAVVAMLLLSWQMTVVAVVLLPLLVIAQRRVGQVRARIAAQTQESLSDMTAITQEALSVSGILLAKSFNQQRSETQRYEDENRNQIRLQVRQQMSGQWFFAIVSIFLSIIPAIIYLVAAWLIIGDVPITAGTIVAFTTVQSRLLFPTVGLLRVVLDLQTSGALFARIFEYLDLKPAITDAPDAQQVDTTRVGHVAFDDVTFAYPDGEPDKPTLRGVSFELQPGQFAAFVGPSGAGKTTISYLVPRLYEASSGTVRFAGTDVRALQHEDLMRHVGIVSQETYLFHATIGDNLRYAKPDATDAELERAARAANIHETIASFPDGYETVVGERGYRLSGGEKQRIAIARVLLKDPPVLVLDEATSALDSISEHVVQTALDTAAAGRTTISIAHRLSTVRDADVIFVLDHGQIVEQGSHDELLGRDGTYAALYRQQAAPVTADRRG
- a CDS encoding substrate-binding domain-containing protein, which encodes MRSVSLTRPGRPGRVSVAARAVVVVVAAGTALALGGCQGPTAAAPTPVRSTDLTSSDGGFDQHAVVGVVLPAGREALGTDLDRRLSDAGFRPDVRVAPADDGPGAQQRAVADLVRGGAKALLVEPVDASALTGVVQTAHDAGVVVVSLGQALPASGTGGDGVSADHRVPADDDPDVVARTATDVVRTLQRGQRPASGD
- a CDS encoding cystathionine gamma-synthase; this encodes MTEFSTRAVHAGQTPDPTTGAVIPPIHVTSTYVQDGVGNMRNGYEYSRGGNPTRDALQTLLADLDGGVAAYSFASGLAAEDALLRAYLEPGARVVMGNDVYGGTHRLVNRLHVPWGVELVVVDTGDVDRVRAALEGAPAKTVLWVETPTNPLMKIADIALLSEIGHAAGALVVVDNTFASPYLQQPLALGADAVSYSTTKYLGGHSDVVGGAVVLRDEELAAQVGFLQFGAGAIASPFDAFLTTRGIKTLPVRMERHSSNAQAVAEALVSAPGVERVFYPGLPDHPGHEVAAKQMRGFGGMLSVALDGGPEAAKRFVESTEVFTLAESLGGVESLIGYPSEMTHASVKGTELAVPENVVRLSVGIEDAGDLVADVLQALSR
- a CDS encoding multidrug effflux MFS transporter, whose translation is MTAPATTGSLRVVLHPGDSLTRRQRLVYVFVLGALTALGPFTIDLYLPAFPSLEREFGISEGAVQLTLTATTLGFAFGQLLVGPWSDKVGRRLPLIIATTVHVGASIGAACAPNVEVLALFRVLQGMGASAGGVVAMATVRDLFGGKSLVRMLSRLAMVNGLAPILAPLIGSQMLQFVSWRGVFVFLACYGAAVVIASVLLIVETLPPARRHESGHSTIGQRYRALLSDRIFVGVALIGAMVFSGLFSYLSSSPFLFQTVYGLNAQQYGLLFAVNSVGVVVGVQVSSRLAQRVGPQWILACSTATLFLSATAIVVLDQLGAGLVGVLVPLWFFIAACGFSFPLVQVIGLAAHGKEAGTAASLLGALNFGVAGLVSPIVGWLGITAATPMAAVMACTAAVAILVLWVVVRPRTVPALSH
- a CDS encoding helicase HerA-like domain-containing protein; translated protein: MSDAVEQARAAAAEARAAAEEARRLADEAARRAEELAAALEQAAGAPAGATTERDGTTAPVATTEGDATTAPVATTATTALDATDSATQAASTTGTVPPDRSPAPAAPSTPADTSTPTAPSTVPSPGPLGPDAVARIRDGYTVTGSALELGALVNGEAMPDVQVRIPLGMLNRHGLVAGATGTGKTRTLQVLAEQIAAHGVPVFAADVKGDLSGLATAGEPSDKLLARTGGIGQQWRGVASQAEFYALGGKGTGVPVRATASGFGPLLLSKVLGLNETQESSLGLVFHYAEQAGLALVDLADLRSVLTFLVSDEGKPELAALGGLSKQTAGVILRELVTFADQGADAFFGEPEIDTQVFLRTAADGRGIVSLLEVPGVQDQPAVFSTFLMWLLADLFNELPEVGDLDAPKLVFFFDEAHLLFSGASKDFTEQIVRTVRLIRSKGVGIVFVTQTPKDVPNDVLAQLGSRIQHQLRAHTPDDAKALRATVSTYPTSDYDLGEVLTSLATGEAIVTVMDERGAPTPVAWTRLRAPQGSMAPLPAPDLEARVAASPLLATYGTSVDPDSAREVLARRLEAAAAQTAAADAAEAAATAQAEAEREAARAAAAAAKEAAARERTEERERRAAQQEYERAQREFEQAERSARARRSPRSTGRTSTTRRAEDPLTDLLGSSLGRSIAKEVVRGVFATLRRRR
- a CDS encoding TetR/AcrR family transcriptional regulator, whose translation is MVDARVLHTTAALRAAILRLAADRPVSTITVADVTRAAGINRATFYSHAVSPGSLLADVLTPELDRIREDDVAARRAATDRGAGPDELAAITRRGIDAVVEHVVSHRDIYAKGLPDSADASLHRLLVEHFTVSSVQHIQELPTADRPALLDDVAAGFVAQGFVGAIEVWLGGPRRSRRSLVDTITRSFPAWWH
- a CDS encoding cystathionine beta-synthase, whose product is MRYADSVVDLVGDTPLVRLNRVTEGLRATVLVKVEYLNPGGSSKDRIATRILDAAEASGELRPGGTIVEPTSGNTGVGLALVAQQRGYRCVFVLPDKVGEDKRNVLTAYGAEIVVTPTAVAPDHPESYYSVSDRLVREIPGAYKPNQYANPNGPRSHYETTGPEIWRDTEGRITHFVAGVGTGGTISGTGRFLKEASEGRVRIVGADPEGSVYSGGTGRPYLVEGVGEDFWPAAYDAGIPDEIIAVTDAESFAMTRRLAREEGLLVGGSSGMAVVAALRAARDLTEDDVVVVLLPDGGRGYLGKIFNDRWMRSYGFAETDDARTVGSVVAGKDGRLPDLVHAHPSDTVRDVVEIMSTYGVSQMPVLAAEPPVVIGEVVGAVAEKDLLEQVFTGAAAMTDAVSGFVGDPLPLIGVGESLAAARRALETVDALLVVDDGKPVTVLTRHDLLTSLSE